Part of the Aquimarina sp. TRL1 genome, ATCACTATATAATACCTGTTCCTGTCCTGCAAATGTAAATTTCCCTATGGGATAGGTAACCGGTCGTCCTGTCTGATATATAAAATTAGTAGAAATACTATAGCGTTTCGTTATTTTATAGTTTGCTACTAAAGAGAAATCATGAGGTTTATCAAAATTAGAAGGGAAAAACTCTCCATTGTTTACGCGTTCTTCGTCAAGCTCACTATCCAATTTAATCATTGACCTAGAATAACTATACCCTAAATGTCCATTAAGCCTTCCTTTTGTTTTTTTGGCTAAAAACTCAACTCCATATGCCTTTCCTTCGCCCTGTAATAAATCGGTTTCTAAATTATCATTTAAAATTAATTGGGCTCCAACTTTATAATCTAACAGGTCTTTCATCTTCTTATAATATCCTTCTAGACTAAATTCCAGGTCTTTATCCGGAATATTCTTAAATACTCCTAATGAAAATTGGTTTGCTGTCTGGGGAGCTATATTAAGATCAGATAATTTCCAGATATCCATAGGAGACATCGTTGTATTCGTAGATAATAAATGTAGATACTGCGCTGTACTGGTATAGCCAGCTTTTATCGAGAAATCATTTCCTAACAAATATCGACCTGAAATTCGAAATTCAGGGTTCCCATAAGTTTCTATTACTTCATTCGATTTATAATCTCTCACTTCGATAACCGTACCTTCATTTTTTGGCTCTCCTGGAGCGTATTTTTTTTGAGTGGAAGCTCCTAATGCTGCATAAATAGAATATCTAATTCCTATATCTAACAAGAGTTTTTCGTTTACCTTGTAGAGGTCTGAAATATACAAGGCTGACTCTAGTCCCTTTTCACTTGCTATCGTTTTAGGAACAATATCTGAACCTTCTCCAACTGGAAATATTCTTCCTGGATCTATATTGTATAATTTACTACTTACACCATAACTAATCTTATGTTTCTCGCTATGGTCATAATCAAAATTAAACTTTAGTTGTGTCTCATTTAATGTGTACCCGAAGTCAAAGTTCTGATTTCCTCCTCCTTCATGCAAAATGTTATATTTATACTCGCTATTGACTAAAATTGCATCAAATCGATTAGCATCATTAAAACTATGACTCCATTTCACAGACCCTAATCTATTGGAATATGTCAATAAAGAATCTTGTGTAATACTGAATCTATCCTTGCTGTAATACAATGTAGCTTGTACAGCGTTATTATTGTTAATTGTATGTTTATATTTCAAAATACCGTCATAAAAAGAAGCTTCACTATGTTTCAATGCTTCTTCATCTAAATTTCGCAAGATATAATCTGAATAGGTAGCTCTTACTCCGGCAATAACTGAGGCTTTTTCTTTTACTACTGGTATTTCTAGCGCCAAATTCCCTGTTACGGGACCTATTGACCCTTCTCCCGCTATCTTTTTTGTATTTCCTCCTTTTGTTTTTATGTTAAATACTGAAGATAATCTTCCACCGTATTCTGCAGGTATGCTTGCTTTAAATATATCCAGACTAGAGGTTGTAAAAGGGTTTACCGCAGAAAACAACCCTAAAAAATGAGATGGATTGTACATAACTGCATCATCTAACAAAATTAAGTTTTGATCAGCTCTTCCTCCTCTTACATTAAACCCATTTGCCCCTTCTCCAACAGTTTTAATTCCCGGTAAAGTCGTTGCCACTTTTAATACATCTCTTTCTCCTAATACCAGAGGAATAGTTTTAATTTCTTTTACTTTAATTTGGTTTGCTCCTACAACTGCGTCTTTTACATTCGCATCTTTTTTAGATTCAATTACTACTTCATCCAGTGCTTCCGCATTTTGCAATATCTTCAGATTTAAAGTTCCTGTCCCATAGAGAATTACTTCCTGATACAACTTTTCATATCCGAGTATATTTGTTTCTAGCTTATTATATCCATATGGCAATTGAATCCTATACCTTCCGTTCTTATCTGTAATTGCATATTTTAGTTTATCAGTTGTATGAATGGAGACATTTGGTATTGGTTTATTGGTTTTAAAATCCTGAATAACCCCAGAAAGTTCAAATGTTTTTTTTGAGATATTCAACTGTTGCTTCCCTATAGTTACTAGTTTATTTTTTCTGCTGACAGAAGTAGTTACATACGCTTGCTGAAATATGGGGATATTATCCTTTTCTTCCAGCTTCTGATTTTGCTCCTTCTCTTCAAAAAAGCTTTCGGGAAGTTTTGCATAAATAATACTATTGTTCAATAGTATTATTCGATCATCCGTAAAATAAAAGTTAATATTTGTCTCTTCAAATATTCCTTTTAGCACATTTTTTATCGTTTCCTGATGATATTTTTTGGTTACTTTATAGCTTTTTAGCCAATTTTCTTCAAAAAAGAATTTTTGATGTATTTGACGTTCTAATTCCAAAAGCGCCTCTTGAAGAGGAGTATCTGTAAATTCTATAGAAATCTTCTTATTCTCTTGGCTGATTGCAATAAAAGTAGAAATACAAAAAGTAAATAAAATTGTTATTTTTTTCATGAATGTAAGGAAAATTAAGTGCTTCTATCCTAGTTTATATATCCTTCGAGATACTTTATCAAACTGACCATAAAAGCATCCAAATCTTTTTTATACACTTCTTTATAACTTTTATAAAAGCTACGAACTTGACGTTTTTCCAATTCAGGAAAAACAGAAATAACATCTTTCGGCGTATCTATACGATTATACGTGTTTTTATAATATACTATATATTTATTATCTCCTTTGAAGCTGTATTCTATTTTCTTTCCAATAATTTTTCTGCTTACTCTTTTAGCTTGTTTTATATAAAGTGTAAGCTCCTCTCCAACATATGCTTTCTCAAAGAAACCGTTATTCTCAAAGGGCATTGTAGTGTTCATCAAACGAACAAAATCTCTCCCCTCAATGGAAAAACTCGAAATATTATCAGGTAATAATTTGGTATTAAAAACACTCATATTGTCCGCTGATCTAATGATAACATTATCCTCTAAAAGGTCATATTTCAATAACACTTCCGGATAAAATTGTTCTTCGTACACTATAGTTCCTAACACATAACCTTGATGTTTAAAAAATCGATTACTCCCATCTGTATACAGAAACAGGTCTCTAAATTCTGTTCCATTATATAAGCTTGTATTAGCTAGCCCCATAAGTTGATCATAAGCCGCATATACTTTTTCTTTGGACTGTTGCGAAAATGACAGAAAACCGATACACATAAAAGCAAGCAATAGTAACTGTACTTTTTTAGTTTTCATTTTTTGATTTTTTTTGTGAAATTTCTTCCGAATCTACATATTTAACTCAAATTTGTTATTGTTTTTGCACAAAAAACAACAAACATTAACACACTTTAACAGGACTCATACAGCGCAGACTTAACGAAAACCTTTTCGTTATTTTTTAAATTAATCCCTCTTTCATCAATTTATTTTTTATTTTAACATTCTAAACATCAAAACATAAGAATTAAAAAGTTCACCCATATACCATGAAAACTTCTTACAATATCTTTCCTACCTTATTTTTCTTTTTTTCTTTTTCATTATACATATCTGCACAAGTAGAGATGAAGATGGATTTTACTACCCCATATGGGAATAATCCTATAGCTGGAAAATATGTAACGGTAAACGGGGCTAAAATCTATTATGAAGAATATGGAACTGGAAAGCCTATGTTTTTAATTCATGGAAACGGAGGTAGTATAAAAGATATGGGAAATCAAATTGATTATTTCAAATCTAAATATCGAGTAATCATTGCTGATAATCGGGGACATGGAAAATCTGAACTAAAAACAGACTCTTTAACCTATACTCAAATTGCTCATGACTGGAGCGAGCTCGCAACCAAACTACGCATTGATTCTATCCACATTATTGGATGGAGTGATGGAGGGATCGTTAGTTTATTAATGGGAATTTACCACCCAAGCAAAACAAAAAAAATCGCTGCAATGGGTGCCAATCTTCGACCAGACACAACAGCCGTGTATCCCTGGGCGGTTAATTGGGTAAAAGACACCCGAAAATTGGTTGCCCAAAAAATAAAAGACAAGGATTCTTCCCAAAACTGGGAACAACAACGACAACAGCTCGGATTATTAGGGGATCAACCCATGATTAGTATTGCTTCTTTGCAGACTATTTCTGCCCCTGTACTTATCATTGCGGGGGATAAAGATATTATACGAGAAGAACATACTGTAGAAATGTATCAAAATATACCAAATGCACATTTATGCATTCTACCTGGAGAAACTCATTTTACACCTGCTACGGACCCTGATACATTTAATAAAACAGTAGAAACTTTTTTTAACAAGCCTTTTTCTCGACCAGATTCTGATTGGACCAAACAAAAAAAATAACCTGACATTTTATGCAGGTTATTTCCTTTAAAAAAAGAAATATGTTAGTACCACTGATCACTAACAGCCGTGATTTCTTTTTTGGCTTTTTCCAATATTTCAGAAAGACGATCTCCATATTGTTGTAAACCAAATGCGCTAATGTGCTTACTTGGTATACCAATAAATTCCAGATCCGTTTTTATCAATGGAGTAGCATAATTCATGCTATCTAATGGAGGCACCCCAAAGTCACTCCCCGTAGTCATAATCGTTAGGGCTTGTTTTCCCCTACATAACCCCACATACCCTTCTTCTCCCAGCATAAATGTCTTCCCTGTCTGGATAATAGCATCAACCCATGCTTTGACTGTAGCCGGTAATGAGAAATTATACATAGGGAATCCGATTACAATGTAATCCGCTTCCAAAACCTGTGATACCATCTTATTATTTTTTTCTAAAACCTGCTGCTCACTATCAGATAAAGACTCCTCTGTATAATTATCTTTAAAAATTAATCCAAGGTTTTTTTCCAATAACAAGTCCGGAACTTCTTTTGTCAGATCTAAAATCGAAAATTCCGTTTTTTCCTTATTGATAGATATAAAATGATCTATTAATTCTTTGGTATTGGAACCTTCTCTTGGCGTATACGTTACTACTAGTGTTTTTTTCATGTATGTATTTTTGTGCGCTTATTAATTAATACATAACACCCTCTTTTAAATTATCAGAAACGATTAAAAAGGTGCAATAGTTTTCTTTTCAATACAATATTAAAACTTCTAATCATATAATTAATATTATATTTGTTTACTCAAACCATAATATTTGTTATATGATTAATTTTGAATGGTACCGAACCTTTAAAACAATCTATGAATGTAATAGTATCTCAGAAGCTGCAAAATTGCTTCACATGACACAACCTGGAGTGAGTAAACATTTGGCTGCTTTAGAATCCAGAATAGGCAAAAAACTATTTATCAGAACAGCCAGAAAAATTCTTCCTACAGAATTTGGAAAATTTTTATACACTCAGATATATTCTTCGGTTTCTGGATTAGAAAAAGCAGAAGCTACCTTTAACAAAAAAGGAAACGAGCATTGTCCTTCTATTGTTATAGGATGTCAATATGAGTTTTTTAAAAGCAAATTACTCGATCTTATTTCTTCACTGGACATGTATATCACTGTAAAATTTGGCATCAATGAAAATTTAAAAAATGCACTCGAAATAGGACAAATCCATCTGCTTATAGGAACATACAGATACAATACATATCCTCATATTTTTTCTCCATTAACTACTGAAAAATTAGTGCTCATTGCTTCGAATGATCTCGAAGTTCCCGAGGTTATACAAAATAACCAAGCAGGACCAAAAGCATTAGAATCCTGGTTAAAAGAACAAAATTGGTTTGCGTTTGATAATGAACTTCCTTTTATCAGAATGTTTTGGGAGCATCATTTCAAAAAGCGTCCTCCTATCAAAGCCAAAATTGTTTTCTCTTGTTTTGATGGAATTATGCAAATTATGCAAAAGACAAAAGGTGTCTGTATTCTGCCATATCACTCTTTCGCTAATGAGCTCAAAGATCAGAAAGTAAAGTTAATTTCTCCCAGCCTGGAAACAACAAATAATAAGCTTTTTTGTGCCCATAAATCAACCAGTGAAAATTTATATGAAATACGATTATTTAAGGAGCGAATGGGGCTAGAACTCTGAAATTAAAATTTCCATTTCTGCTTTTCATTGTATCAGGGCTCTATAACCGGGTAACCCAAATGAGCAAAAAGGAATCTTTTTTAGGGGATTTATTTTTTAAAAATTTCATTAAAATAAGCAAGAAGAATTCGTTTATAATATCTTTATTAATTACTTTTGCGCAGTACTCTCTAAAGCCTCATAAAAACTCGTTATCCCCATTTTTAGCCTAGCTTATGAGAAGATCATTAATAGCGATTCTTATTAGTATACCCACTCTCACCAATGCACAAGTAATTGCCTTCGAAGAAATTGATGAATCCGATATAATCAATCGAAGCTCTGATGTTATAGAAGATTATGAAGGCGTCTATCAATTTGGTAATTCTGAGACCGCATCAGAAATTGTATTGTTATTTAATGGTCATTCTATAATTGCCCAAATCAAATCCGGATCTTGGAATACAGAAAAGAATCAATGGGTAGATACTTTCGAAAACTTAACGAATACTAGTATTAAGAATGGGGTCTTCTCTTCTGATCAATATCAAGGTCGTTTCATTACCTATATAAAAGAAGGAAAATACCATTATGGGCTGAAAATAAAAAACCCCTGGACACAGGGAATCTCTGAAGGACAGTATGAAATTGGTTTAAAAGAAACCGATGTTTTTTATTTTAATGGAGAATATACCGAAGCATCTATAAAAGATTTATCCGAAGATCACCTCAAAAACCTATCCAACAAGGAATTACAACTCATGAGAAATGAGATTTTTGCACGTTACGGGTATATTTTTAACTCAGAAGGAGAAATGGATATTTATTTCAAGTCAAAAAGCTGGTATAGACCACAACACGAAGATGTCACTAATTTTCTCACTAGCATTGAACGAAGAAATATCCAACGAATCCGTAATTTAGAACAGGAAGAATAACACTAAAATCTGATTTTATGGAGTCATCAAAAAAAACAACTCTTTATTTTTATGTTACTGACCAAGTGCATTTACTAGATTTAGGAGGAGTTTTACATGTATTCCAGGAAGCTATTGATCTTGGGTTTCCATATCAATTAGAGTTCATAAGTAGCTCCCAAAAAATCAAAAGCTCTGCCGGGTTATGGCTCTCAGGAATCAAACTTTTTACAGAAGTGAGCCTGACACAGAATGATTTTATTTTTATCCCCGGATTCAGCAGTCATGATACAGAATTCTCTTTCCCCACTACGGCTTTTAATGATTGGCTGATAGCAAAACACAACCTGGGATGTACAATTTGTAGTATCTGTTCAGGTGCTTTCATATTAGCAAACTCAGGAATTCTTAATCATTTACAATGTACAACACATTGGTCTTTAATCGATCGATTAAAAAAAGAATACCCTACTCTACACGTAAAAAAAGATGTTCTTTTTACTGAGGAAAATCGCATCTATACCAGTGCAGGCATTGTTACTGGTATTGACCTGGCTCTCTATCTTATAGAAAAAAGACACGGAAAGGAAGTTGCTATTAAAATTGCTAAAGAACTGGTTGTTTATAAGAGGCGTAAAGGAACTGAATCTCAAGAAAGTGTGTATCTCCAACATCGCAATCATATAGACGAAAAAATTCACATGGTTCAGGATTGGATCATTCACAATCTAGAAAAAACCGCGACCATTAATGATTTGGCAGCATTGGTAAATATAAGTCCTAGAAATTTAACTCGTATTTTTAAAAAACAAACCGGGACTACCATTGCAGCATATCGTACAAAAATAAGAGTAGAAAAAGCAAAAAGCCTACTCATCCATTCAGACCATAAGATTGCCTACATTGCTACTTTATGCGGTTTCAAAACGACTAAACAACTACAGCATATCTTAAAGAATCACCTTTAAACCTGTCCCGAAACTCCCC contains:
- a CDS encoding TonB-dependent receptor, which gives rise to MKKITILFTFCISTFIAISQENKKISIEFTDTPLQEALLELERQIHQKFFFEENWLKSYKVTKKYHQETIKNVLKGIFEETNINFYFTDDRIILLNNSIIYAKLPESFFEEKEQNQKLEEKDNIPIFQQAYVTTSVSRKNKLVTIGKQQLNISKKTFELSGVIQDFKTNKPIPNVSIHTTDKLKYAITDKNGRYRIQLPYGYNKLETNILGYEKLYQEVILYGTGTLNLKILQNAEALDEVVIESKKDANVKDAVVGANQIKVKEIKTIPLVLGERDVLKVATTLPGIKTVGEGANGFNVRGGRADQNLILLDDAVMYNPSHFLGLFSAVNPFTTSSLDIFKASIPAEYGGRLSSVFNIKTKGGNTKKIAGEGSIGPVTGNLALEIPVVKEKASVIAGVRATYSDYILRNLDEEALKHSEASFYDGILKYKHTINNNNAVQATLYYSKDRFSITQDSLLTYSNRLGSVKWSHSFNDANRFDAILVNSEYKYNILHEGGGNQNFDFGYTLNETQLKFNFDYDHSEKHKISYGVSSKLYNIDPGRIFPVGEGSDIVPKTIASEKGLESALYISDLYKVNEKLLLDIGIRYSIYAALGASTQKKYAPGEPKNEGTVIEVRDYKSNEVIETYGNPEFRISGRYLLGNDFSIKAGYTSTAQYLHLLSTNTTMSPMDIWKLSDLNIAPQTANQFSLGVFKNIPDKDLEFSLEGYYKKMKDLLDYKVGAQLILNDNLETDLLQGEGKAYGVEFLAKKTKGRLNGHLGYSYSRSMIKLDSELDEERVNNGEFFPSNFDKPHDFSLVANYKITKRYSISTNFIYQTGRPVTYPIGKFTFAGQEQVLYSDRNQFRIPDYYRLDIGINIEGNHKRNKLAHSFVNISIYNVLGRNNPYSVFFVNKGGDIKAYKTTIFSVPIPTITYNFKF
- a CDS encoding alpha/beta fold hydrolase, which produces MKTSYNIFPTLFFFFSFSLYISAQVEMKMDFTTPYGNNPIAGKYVTVNGAKIYYEEYGTGKPMFLIHGNGGSIKDMGNQIDYFKSKYRVIIADNRGHGKSELKTDSLTYTQIAHDWSELATKLRIDSIHIIGWSDGGIVSLLMGIYHPSKTKKIAAMGANLRPDTTAVYPWAVNWVKDTRKLVAQKIKDKDSSQNWEQQRQQLGLLGDQPMISIASLQTISAPVLIIAGDKDIIREEHTVEMYQNIPNAHLCILPGETHFTPATDPDTFNKTVETFFNKPFSRPDSDWTKQKK
- a CDS encoding FMN-dependent NADH-azoreductase yields the protein MKKTLVVTYTPREGSNTKELIDHFISINKEKTEFSILDLTKEVPDLLLEKNLGLIFKDNYTEESLSDSEQQVLEKNNKMVSQVLEADYIVIGFPMYNFSLPATVKAWVDAIIQTGKTFMLGEEGYVGLCRGKQALTIMTTGSDFGVPPLDSMNYATPLIKTDLEFIGIPSKHISAFGLQQYGDRLSEILEKAKKEITAVSDQWY
- a CDS encoding LysR family transcriptional regulator, producing MINFEWYRTFKTIYECNSISEAAKLLHMTQPGVSKHLAALESRIGKKLFIRTARKILPTEFGKFLYTQIYSSVSGLEKAEATFNKKGNEHCPSIVIGCQYEFFKSKLLDLISSLDMYITVKFGINENLKNALEIGQIHLLIGTYRYNTYPHIFSPLTTEKLVLIASNDLEVPEVIQNNQAGPKALESWLKEQNWFAFDNELPFIRMFWEHHFKKRPPIKAKIVFSCFDGIMQIMQKTKGVCILPYHSFANELKDQKVKLISPSLETTNNKLFCAHKSTSENLYEIRLFKERMGLEL
- a CDS encoding YARHG domain-containing protein, with the protein product MRRSLIAILISIPTLTNAQVIAFEEIDESDIINRSSDVIEDYEGVYQFGNSETASEIVLLFNGHSIIAQIKSGSWNTEKNQWVDTFENLTNTSIKNGVFSSDQYQGRFITYIKEGKYHYGLKIKNPWTQGISEGQYEIGLKETDVFYFNGEYTEASIKDLSEDHLKNLSNKELQLMRNEIFARYGYIFNSEGEMDIYFKSKSWYRPQHEDVTNFLTSIERRNIQRIRNLEQEE
- a CDS encoding GlxA family transcriptional regulator — translated: MESSKKTTLYFYVTDQVHLLDLGGVLHVFQEAIDLGFPYQLEFISSSQKIKSSAGLWLSGIKLFTEVSLTQNDFIFIPGFSSHDTEFSFPTTAFNDWLIAKHNLGCTICSICSGAFILANSGILNHLQCTTHWSLIDRLKKEYPTLHVKKDVLFTEENRIYTSAGIVTGIDLALYLIEKRHGKEVAIKIAKELVVYKRRKGTESQESVYLQHRNHIDEKIHMVQDWIIHNLEKTATINDLAALVNISPRNLTRIFKKQTGTTIAAYRTKIRVEKAKSLLIHSDHKIAYIATLCGFKTTKQLQHILKNHL